GCGGAAAAGCTGTTCCAGGACCTGCGCCGCGATGATGTCATGAAGGCCGGCGTGACCTTGCGCGATCCCGAAAGCGTGTTCTTTTCCTGGGACACCGAGATCGGGCGCGATGTGACCATCTTCCCCAATGTGGTATTCGGGCCGGGGGTAAAAATCGCCGACAATGCCGAAATCCGCGCCTTCTGCGACATCGAGGATGCGGTGATCGGGGAGGGGGCGAGCATCGGGCCCTTCGCGCGGATTCGCGGCGGGGCGGAATTGGGACCGAACGTGCATCTGGGCAATTTCGTCGAGGTGAAGAAATCCAGGATCGGCGCCGGGACCAAGGCGGGGCACCTCAGCTATCTGGGCGATGCCGAAATCGGCGCCGAGACCAATATCGGCGCCGGGACCATCACCTGCAATTACGACGGCGTGAACAAGGACAAGACCATTATCGGCGACAAGGTCTTTATCGGCTCGCAGACCTCGCTGGTGGCACCGGTAACGATTGGCGACGGGGCCTATACCGCGTCGGGCAGCGTCATCACTGCGGACGTGCCCGCCGATGCCCTGGCGATGGGGCGGGCGCGGCAGGAGAACAAACCAGGCTATGCGCTCCGGCTGAAAGAGCGGGCGCTGGCCAAGAAGGCTGCCAAGGGGAAGTAAGATGTGCGGAATTGTTGGGATTGTCGGCGATGCGCCGGTGGCAGGCCGCCTGGTGGATGCGCTGAAGCGCCTGGAATATCGGGGCTATGACAGCGCCGGCGTGGCGACGCTGGAAGGCGGCGCCATCGCGCGGCGGCGGGCCGAGGGCAAGCTGGGGAACCTGGCGACCCGGCTGGGCATGGAGCCGCTGGACGGGCATGTGGGCATCGGCCACACCCGCTGGGCAACCCATGGCGCGCCCAATGAGAACAACGCCCATCCCCACGCCACCGAACGCGTGGCCGTAGTCCATAACGGCATTATCGAGAATTTCCGCGAGCTGCTGGCCGATCTGGCAGCGGATAATTATCTGCCCAAGACCGAGACGGACACCGAATCGGTGGCGCTATGGGTGACGCGCGAACTGGACCGGGGCGCCGACCCGGAGCTGGCGGTGGCGCGGACGTTGAAAAAGCTCAAGGGCGCCTTTGCCTTGGCTTTCATGTTCAAGGGCGAGAACGGCTTGCTGATCGCCGCGCGACATGGCGCGCCGCTGGCCGTGGGTTATGGCACGACGGAAATGTATCTGGGATCGGATGCCATGGCCCTGGCGCCCTTCACCTCGCGGCTGACCTATCTCGAGGACGGCGACTGGGCGGTGATCACGCCCCGGGGGGTGAGCATCCGCGATGGCCGCGACGCGCTGGTGCAGCGCGAGCAGATGGTGTCCCAGGCTTCGGCCCTGCTGGTGGACAAGGGCAATCACCGGCATTTCATGGCCAAGGAAATCTACGAGCAGCCCGAGACCATCTCGCACACGCTGAGCCATTATGTGGACATGGGCGCCGAGAAAGTGGCGATCCGGGAGAACTTGCCCTTTGATTTCGCTGAACTTTCCCGGCTGACGATCAGCGCTTGCGGCACGGCCTATTACGCTGGCGCCATCGCCAAATACTGGTTCGAGCGCTATGCGCGGCTGCCGGTGGATATCGATGTGGCCAGTGAATTCCGCTATCGCGAACCGCCGCTGGAAAAAGGCGGGCTGTCGCTGTTCATCTCGCAATCGGGCGAGACGGCGGACACGCTGGCGGCCCTGCGTTATTGCGCCGGGCAGGGCCAGCATGTGGCGAGCCTGGTCAATACGCTGGAATCCACCATTGCCCGGGAATCAGGGGTGGTTTTCCCCATCCTGTGCGGCCCGGAAATCGGCGTGGCCTCGACCAAGGCGCTGACCGCGCAACTGACCGCCCTGGCGAGCCTCGCCATCGCCGCGGGTCGGGCGCGGGGCGTGTTAAGCGCCGCGCAGGAGGAGGAAATGGTGCGGGCGCTGACGGCCCTGCCTTCGGCGGTTTCGGCGGCTTTGGGTGCGGAAGAGCAGATCGTGGAGATTTCCAAGCGCCTGTCCAAGGCCAAGGATGTGCTCTATCTCGGCCGTGGAGCGATGTTCCCTGTGGCGATGGAAGGCGCATTAAAGCTAAAGGAAATCAGCTACATACACGCGGAAGGTTATGCAGCAGGTGAACTAAAGCATGGGCCGATCGCGCTGGTGGACGAGGCCATGCCGGTGATCGTGGTGGCGCCATCGGATGAACTGGTCGACAAGACCCTGAGCAATATGCAGGAAGTGGCGGCACGGGGCGGCAAGATTATTGTCATAACCGATGAGGAAGGCGCCGAAACCGTGGGCCATGGCGTAGCCGACATCATCGAAATCCCCCATGTCCATTCCTTCGTCGCGCCGATCCTGGCGATCATTCCGGTGCAATTGCTGGCCTACCACACGGCGGTATTCATGGGCACCGATGTGGACCAGCCGCGTAATCTGGCCAAGTCAGTGACAGTGGAATAGTACGCGGGGGCAGGGCGAGGATAAATCGAGCCCGGCGCAGCGCCATCGCCGAGAGCTTGTCGAACCATGGGTTCGGCGGCGGCGGTGGGCGCGAGACGCCCCCACTATCCCGCGCGGATCAACGGAATGGCCAGGTGTTTCCGGAATAAATACAATAGGATACGGATGGCATCGCCTTCGGGGCCGGTGAGGCCGGGATTGCGGGCCAGCAGGTTCTTGGCATCGTCGTGAGCGAATTCGAGCAGGTGGCGGTGGACGTCGGGAACGGCGAGGCGATAGCCGGGCATGCCGGATTGCCTGGTGCCGAGCAGGTCGCCCTGGCCGCGTAATTCGAGGTCGCGTTCGGCGATCACGAAACCGTCCTCGGTGGATTTTATGGTTTCGAGACGAGCCTTCGCCGTTTCGCTAAGTGGTTCTTTATACAGCAATAAACAGGCCGAGCGCTGCGAACCACGGCCGACGCGGCCGCGAAGCTGGTGCAGCTGGGCAAGGCCGAAACGCTCGGCATGCTCGATGATCATGATAGTGGCATTGGGCACGTCGACACCGACCTCGATAACGGTGGTGGCGACCAATAGCTTGATTTCATTGGCTTTAAACCGCTCCATCACCGCCTGCTTGGCGGCGGCGGACATGCGGCCATGGACCAGCGCGACCTGATCGCCGAAGACCTGCCGGAGCTCGGCGAAGCGGTCCTCGGCGCTGACGACTTCCAGCGTTTCGCTTTCCTCGACCAGGGGGCAGACCCAATAGGCCTGGGCGCCTTCGGCCAAACGGGCCTGGAGGCGAGCGATGACGCGGGGGTAATCGTTGATGGAAAGCACCGCGCTATCAATGGGCTGGCGGCCGGCCGGCTTCTCGCGCAGCACGCTGACTTCCATGTCGCCGAAATGGGTCAGCACCAGGGTTCGGGGAATCGGCGTGGCGGTCATGACCAGCAGGTCGGTGTGGCGGCCCTTGTCGGACAGGGCAAGGCGTTGATGGACGCCGAAGCGGTGCTGCTCGTCGACGACGGTTAATCCCAAGTCCTTGAATTTTATATCGGATTGGAACAGGGCATGGGTGCCGACGATGATGGAGATGGAGCCATCGGCGAGCCCGGCACGGATGGCGCGGCGCTCGGCGGCGGGCATCTTGCCGGTGAGCAGGGCACAGCCGATCCCGGCCCCGTCGCAGAGCGGCTTGATCGTCCTAAAGTGTTGGGAGGCAAGCAATTCGGTCGGCGCCATGAGGGCGGATTGGGCGCCGGATTCGGCCATGGCGGCCATAGCCATGAGCGCCACCACGGTCTTGCCCGAGCCGACATCGCCCTGGAGCAGGCGGCTCATCCGGTCGGGCGCCCGCAGGTCGGCAAGGATGTCATCAAGGGCCGCCTGCTGACCGCCGGTCAGCGCAAAGGGTAACAGACTGCTAACGTTGAGCGTCGCATCAGCGCTAAAAACCCGCGCAATTCCTCGCGCCGAGACCATAGTGGAGCGCACCAGTTGCAGGGTGATCTGGCCGGCAAGGTATTCATCATAGGCGAGACGCTGGCGGGCCGGAGCCCAAAGCTCGGACTCGTCCGGCTGGTCCGGCAAGTGGACCATGCGCATGGCCTGGGTGAAGGACGGCCATTTGCGGCTGGCCATGGTAGCGGCGTCAATCCATTCGGGGATATCCGGCAGTACCTCGACGGCCTGGCGGACCAGCTTGGCCAGGGCCTTGGAGGACAGGCCATTGGTGAGCGGATAGACCGGCTCGACCAGGGGCAGACTGGCGAAATTGTCCGGCTCGACGATGTAGTCGGGATGGGTGATCTGCTTTTCGCCGTTGAAGAAGCCGATCTGCCCGGAAACGTAGCGCTCCTCGCCCACCGGCAGCGCTTTCTCCACCCAGCCGCCCTGGGCGCGGAAAAAGACCAGGCTGATATCGCCGCTATCGTCATGGGCGAAGACGCGGTGCGGCACATACGGCTTGCCGCGCGGCGGCGGCTGGTGCCGGTCGATATGCAGGCGCAGGGTGACCACCTGGTTGAGATGGGCGTCGGCAATGCCGACCTGGCGGCGGCGGTCGACCATTCCGGACGGCATATGCATGAGCACGTCGAGAATGATGGCGTCCTGACCATCCGGCGCGCCGAAATAGCGGGTGAGCAGGGCAGCCAGCTTGTCGCCCACGCCTTTGACGGTGTGCAGCGAGCGAAATAGCGGCTCTAGGGTTTCCGGGCGGGACAAGGGCGATTCTCCTGAGGGAGAGGGTATTGGGGGCAGCGGCTGGGAACAATGGCTGGGACGTTCGGCAAACCATGGCGTGCGTCACCCTCGCGTCGCGCGCCAGGGGGACGATCCGAGACGGCGACAATTCTGGCCCATCCGGGTGGACTGCGGGAGCAGTCCGGTGGCGACCCCGGACGAGAAGAGGCCGGCGGATGTGGTGACAACCTCTCGCAAGGCGCGTAAAGAACACGCCCAAATCGAGAACGAATTATGATCATGGATGTCTCAATGACGGCCGGTGAGGACATTGCCATTCGCCGAAAGCGCTTGCGCTATCGCGCCTGGCACCGTGGCACCAAGGAGATGGACCTCATTCTGGGGCCCTTCGCCGATGCCAATGTGGATCTTTATGGCCCGGCGGAACTCGACCGGCTTGAGGCGCTTATGAATGAGGAAGATCCGCCGCTGCTCAAATGGGTGATGCGGCAGGAGGAGCCGCCGGCGCATGTGGACCGCGATTTCCTCGATCTCGTCATCGCGGAGCATCAGGCGCGGATCGACCAATGAACGACATATCCAAGATCAATCCGCCGGTCCGGACCATTTCCAATGTCCCGGACGGTATGCAGCCCATGGTGCTGGCCCGCATGGTCGAGCAGCGGCTCAAGGATGCGCCGGAGGATGCGGCCAGCCTGGTCTTCGTGGCGCGGGACGGACGGCGGATGCTGCGGCTGGCGGAAGTGCTGGGCGCCATGCTGCCCGGACACGCCATCCTGACGCTGCCGGCCTGGGATTGCCTGCCCTATGACCGGGTTTCGCCCAATAATGTCACCATTGCCGCGCGCATGAACACGCTGGCGGCGCTGACCGGCGAGGCCAGGGGCGCCATCGTGCTGACGGCGGTGAATGCGCTGATCCAGAAGCTGCCGCCGCGCGATGTGGTGGAAACCATGTCGTTCTCGGCGGTCATGGGCCGGGTGGTGGATAGCGACAAGCTGGTGGCCTGGGCGGCGAACAATGGCTATCTGCGCGTGCCGACGGTGCGGGAAAGCGGCGAATTCGCGGTGCGTGGCGGGTTGATCGACCTGTTCCCGGCCAGCGCGGACGCGCCCTTGCGGTTCGATTTCTTCGGCAGCCAGCTGGAATCGATCCGCACCTTCGATCCGGACAGCCAGCGGACCACGGGGACGCTCACGCGCATCGACCTGACGCCGATGAGCGAATTGGTGCTCAATGACCAGACCATCCGCCGCTTCCGGCAGAATTATACCGCCAGTTTCGGCGGCAATACGGTGGACGACACGCTCTATGCCTCGGTGAGCGGCGGCTCGCGCTATTCCGGCACCGAGCATTGGCTGCCGTTCTTCTATGACCATATGGACCGGCTGGCCGATTATGTCGGGGACGCGCCCTTCGTATTCGACGATCAGGTCGCCGAGGCCTATGCCGAGCGCGTCGCGCAAATCCGCGACCATTACGATGCCCGCGAGGCGGCGCGGCTGGCGCCGGCCGTGGCCGGTGGCGGCGCGCCCTATAAGCCGATCAAGCCGGAATTGCTCTACGATCTGGACGTGGCTCCGGCCTCCCTGGCCGGCGCTTCGGTGATCCAGCTTTCGCCCTTCCTCTCGCCCCAGACCAGCCCGGGCGACGATGCCGGCGGCCATATCGCTCCGAGCTTTGCGGCGGAGCGCGCCGCCTCGGACGTCAATCTGTTCCAGGCGGTGGTGGATCGCCTGCTGGCCGAGCGCCGCGACGGGCGGCGGGCCATCATCGCCTGCTGGAGTGCCGGCACCCGCGACCGCATGGCCCAGGTTCTGAAGGACCACGGCCTTACCAATCCGCGCCTGGCGGAGAATTGGCGCGATGCCGCCACCACCAGCGCCGCGACCACCTCGCTGGTGGTGCTGCCGCTCGAAACCGGCTTCGAGACCAAAGACCTGCTGGTGCTGTCCGAGCAGGATATCCTCGGCGAGCGCATTCTGCGGCCGCAGCGCAAGAAGAAGGCCTCCGATGCGCTGACCGAGGCGGCGTCGCTGTCGGCCGGCGATCTGGTGGTGCATGTCGATCACGGTATCGGGCGCTTTATCGGCCTCAAGGTCATCGAGGCCGGCGGGGCGCCGCATGAATGCGTCGAGCTGCAATATGCCGGCGACACCAAGCTCTACCTGCCGGTGGAAAATATCGAGCTGCTGACGCGCTATGGCTCCGACGATGCCAGCGTGGCGCTGGACAAGCTGGGCGGCGTCGCCTGGCAGGCCAAGAAAGGCAAGCTCAAGCAGCGCATCCGCGAAATGGCGGAGCAGCTCATCAAGCTGGCGGCTCAGCGGCTGCTGGTCAAGGCCGATGTGGTGGACCTCAATCCCGGCGCCTACGAAGAATTCGCGGCGCGCTTCCCCTATGAGGAAACCGAGGACCAGCTCACCGCCATCGAAGCGGTGTTCGACGACCTGACCTCGGGCAAGGTCATGGACCGGCTGGTCTGCGGCGATGTCGGCTTCGGCAAGACCGAAGTGGCTTTGCGCGCCGCCTTCGCGGTGGCCCTGAGCGGCAAGCAGGTGGCGGTGGTGGTGCCGACGACCCTCCTGGCGCGGCAGCATTACAAGACCTTCTCCGACCGCTTCAAGGGCCTGCCGGTCAGGGTGCGCCACGCCTCGCGCATGGTCCCGGCGGCGGAGCTGAAAGCCACCAAGGACGGGCTCGCCGATGGCCAGGTGGATATCGTGGTGGGCACCCATGCGCTGCTCAGCAAATCCATCAAGTTCAACGATCTCGGCCTCTTGATCATCGACGAGGAGCAGCATTTCGGCGTGGGGCACAAGGAGCGGCTCAAGGAGCTGAAGGCCAATGTGCACGTGCTGACGCTGACGGCGACGCCGATTCCGCGCACGCTGCAATTGGCGCTGACCGGCGTACGCGACCTGTCGCTGCTGGCGACGCCGCCGGTGGATCGGCTCACCATCCGCACCTTCATCTCGCCTTTCGACGCGCTATCGATCCGCGAGGCGCTGTTGCGCGAGAAATATCGCGGCGGGCAGAGTTTCTATGTGGTGCCGCGCATCAAGGACCAGCCCGATATCGCCGAATTCCTGCGCCAGCAGGTGCCCGAGGTCAATTTCGTCATTGCCAATGGGCAGATGCCGCCGGGCGAGCTCGACGACATCATGAACGCCTTCTACGACAACAAGTTCGATGTCCTGCTGGCGACGACGATCGTGGAATCGGGGCTCGATATTCCCAATGCCAATACGCTGATCGTGCATCGCGCCGACCAGTTCGGGCTGGCGCAGCTTTATCAGATCAGGGGCAGGATCGGCCGCGCCAAGCAGCGCGCCTATGCGCTGTTCACGGTGCCGCCGGACCGGAAATTGACCGATACGGCGGAACGGCGGCTGGGGGTGCTGCAATCGCTGGAAAGCCTCGGCGCCGGCTTCCAGCTCGCCAGCCACGACCTCGATATCAGAGGCGCGGGCAATCTCCTGGGCGACGAGCAATCGGGCCATATCCGCGAAGTCGGCTACGAGCTTTACCAGGCCATGCTGGAAGAAGCGGTGGCGGCGCTCAAGTCGGGCGAGGAGGAATATGAGGACCGCAACGAGTGGAGCCCGGCCATCTCGCTGGGCATGCCGGTGATGATCCCCGAGCATTATGTGCCGGATCTGCAATTGCGCATGCAGCTCTATCGCAAGCTGGGCGATCTCAACGACATGCGCGATATCGATGCGGCGGGGGCCGAGCTGATCGACCGTTTCGGGCCGCTGCCCGAGGAGGTGGAGGCCCTGCTCAAGGTGATCCTGGTCAAGACGCTGTGCCGGCAGGCCAATGTCGAAAAGGTCGATGCCGGGCCCAAGGGCGCGGTGATCACGCTGCGCCACAACGAATTCCCCAATCCGGCGGGCCTGGTGAAGCTGGTGAGCGATCCGGGCAACCAGGTGCGCATCAAGCCCGATCAGAAACTGGTATTCGCCCGCAATTGGCCGAGCGCCGAGCACCGACTCAAAGGGGCGGCGGCTATCCTGTCGAAGCTGGCGAAACTGGCGGAAAGCGGCGCATGATGTGGCCGAATGGCGGCATGGTTTGCATAATCTTTTGGCAAGGGTCGTCGGTCATGTTATTGCCCGATTTAAGCCCTTGAAGGGCTGACAAGTTTCGAAGGTGGCTTCGCGCCGCCGGACCGCCAAGGAAGGCAAGGACATTTCTATGATCTTCAGCAAGCACCTCGTCGCCGGTGTGGCAGCGGCCGCATTCATGCTGGCGCCCCTCTCGACCTTTGCGCAGGACGCGACCGCGGAAACGCCGGACGAAACCCCGGCCGAGTCGAGCGCCGTCGATGAGGTTTCCGCCGCTGTCGACGGGCTGGCCTCGCAGAACTGGCTCAAGGTTTGCGATCCGCTGCCCGATGGGCAGAAAGCCTGCCTGATGCGCCAGGTGGTGCTGGCCAATGGCCAGTTCCTCGGCTCGTTCCTGCTGCGCGACGATCCGGGCCAGGAATCGCGCCTCCTGGCCGTCGCCGCCGTGCCGCTGGGGGTGCTGCTGCCCTTCGGGCTGACCTGGCAGATCGACAATGCCAAGCCGGTGCGCGTGCCCTATATGCTGTGCGACACGCAGTCCTGCTCGACGCAGCTGGTGATCAACGAGCAATATGTCACCTCGCTCAAGCGCGGCAATACGCTCAAGCTGACCGCCAAGAACCGCCAGAACCAGGACCTGACCATCGACATCAACCTGGCCGGCTTCACCGCCACCTATGATGGCGACGCAGCGCTGACCTTCGAACAATTGCAGCAGCAGGAATCGGGTCAGAACGCGCTGGAGCAGGTGTTGCAGGACCGCGCCGAGCAGCTGCGGCAGCAATTGTCGGATGACGGCGCCGCCGCACCCGCCGAAGGCGACGCGCCTGCCGAGGCTCCGGCCGAATAAGCTGGACGAATGAAGAATTTCGAAACGGGCGCGGGAAACCGCGCCCGTTTCGCGTTGGGGTGGCCCGAGGGTTTCAGCTTTCACGGAAGCGGTGACGCCCGCGTCCTTCCCCTCGCGAGGCTAGCGCCTATGGCGTAGATGGCATGTCTTTTCGGATCGTCACCCTCGCGCTTGACGCGAGGGCACTTGCGACAGACCCACAAGCAAAGAACCCTCGCGTCAAGCGCGAGGGTGACGAGCGGGGTGAGACGCCGATTCCGTCAAAGCCAGAGCCGCCCTAGCGCTCGCCCATGCCGATGGCGAAGGCCTTGCGGCGCAATGGGGGCAGGAGCTTGAGAGCCCAGAGGCCGCCGGCGCGCAGGGTCTGGCTGGGAAGCATGTCGGCCAGGAGCGAGCGGAACAGGGTGTCGACCACGGTGCCGGTGCGGGCGAGGTCGCCGGCGCGGCGTCTGGCGTAATCGGCGCTGGCGGCAATGCCCCAATCGGCGCGGCCGCGATCGGCCGCCGCGACGGCAGCGACGAGATCGGCGACATCGCGCAGGCCGAGATTGAGGCCCTGGGCGCCGATGGGCGGAAAGGCATGGGCCGCTTCGCCGACCAGCGTCACGCCGTCCCGGCCGGCGCTGTCCACGGCCAGGGTGCTGAGCGGGAAGATGAAGCTGGGCGAAGCCAGCTCGATCTTGCCGAAAAGGCGCTGGGATTTGTGCAGGATGGCATCGCGCAGGTTTTCGGGGCCGCCGGCCTGGGCGGCGCGCAGCACCTGTTCCTCGTCGATCCAGACCAGGTTCGCCCTCTTGCCGCCGGCCGGCACCAGGGTGAAAGGGCCATGGGGATAGTGGAATTCGATCGAGGCGCCGCCAATGGGGCGGGCGAGCTCAAGATCGCAGACCAGCGCGGATTCGGCGAATCGATGCTCGCGTGTGCCGACGCGCGCGCGGGTGCGGATCAGGGATTTCTTGCCATCGGCGCCCACGATCAGCGGCGCGCGCAGAACGGCGCCATCGGCGAGAGTAACGACGCCCAGATCGCCCTGGCGGCGATAATCGGTAACGGCGGTGTTGCGGGTCTCGATGCGCTCGGCGGGGGCGACGGCCTGGAAATGGGCGAGCAGGGCGGCATTGGCGAAATTCCAGCCAAAGGCCGCCAGCCCGATCTCGGTGGCGTCGAACAGGGTTTCGGGCGCGCGGATGAGGCGCGGCGTGGCGTCGATGATGCGGATGGCGGTGAGGGCGTGGCCGAGATCCGCCGGATCGTCGATGAGGCCGCTTTGCCGGAGGAAATCGACACTGGGCATCATCAGCGCCGAGGTGCGCCGGTCGGGCGGGGCGGCGGGGGCGAGATGGATGATGTCGCGGCCGCTGCGCGCCAGGCTGGTCGTGGCGGCAAGGCCGGCCAGTCCGCCGCCGACCACGATGATATCGGCGTCCTGTTTCATGCCGGGGCCGGAGCGGTGGTGAGCGGGGAGAGGACTTCCATCGAAAAACTCGCTGATCGGTATGGAACCGGAGCCTAGCATTGGCCATTGCGGCGATACCAGCCGGTGGGGCGAACTGCTATTCCGCGCTATGCCGCAGGCGAGGAAAATACAGGCAATGGCGCTTCACCGCGCCAGAGGGGCAGCATAAGCTGACGCCCACCAGACTCGGAACCACGGAGTATCCGATGCTTGAAATGCTGGCCGACCCCAATGTGTGGGCCGCCTTCGTCACCCTGACGATCATGGAAATCGTGCTGGGCATCGACAATATCGTGTTCCTTTCGGTGCTGGTGTCGCGGCTGCCGCGCCAACAGGCCGAATTCGCCCGCAAGCTGGGGATCGGGCTGGCGCTGGTCTTCCGCATCATCCTGCTCTTCCTCATCAGTCTGATCGTGCAATTGCAGGACCCGGTCTTCGAGGCGTTCGGGCTGGGCTTCTCCTGGAAGGACATCATCCTGATCCTGGGCGGCGCCTTCCTGATCTACAAGGCGACGCACGAAATGCACACCGCCATCGAGGAGCCGCGCGAACCCGGCCTCGGTGACGCCGCCAAGGTGACATTGCAGGCCATCCTGGTGCAGATCGTGGTGATCGACATGGTGTTCTCCATCGATTCGATCATCACCGCCGTGGGCATGGTGCCGGCGGACCAGGTGGGGGTGATGATCGCCGCCGTGCTGGTGGCGGTGGGCGTGATGTTCGTGGCTTCGGGGCCGATCGCGCGCTTCGTGGCGGAGCATCCGACCACCAAGATGCTGGCCTTGGCCTTCCTGCTGCTGATCGGGGTGACGCTGGTGGCCGATGGGCTGGGCTTCCATATTCCCAAGGGCTATATCTATTCGGCCATGGCCTTCTCGGTGCTGGTCGAAGCGATCAATATTGTCGCCAAACGACGCAGGCTGGCACCTGGCGGCACTGCCGAATTCACCCCCTTCACCGGCGATACCGGCGCGGTGTCCTCGCAGGCGGCCTTGGCGGCAGTGGGCAGCGGGGCGGCGGCGAGGGCGCGGCAGGCGCCGGCCAATCCCGCGCCCAAGCGCCCGAAATCCGGCCCGGCGGCGCGGGCGCAATCGCGGCCCAAATCGGCGCCGCGCAAGCCGAAAGGAACGAAATGAGTCGCGTTGTTGCAGTACATTCCACCGGCGGCCCGGAGGTTCTGAGTGTCGAGGACTGGCCGGTGACGGCGCCGGGACCGGGCCAGGTCCGGGTGCGCCAGACGGCGATCGGGCTCAATTTCATCGACACCTATCAGCGCTCCGGGCTTTATCCGCTGCCATTGCCTTTCGTCGCCGGCAACGAGGCGGCGGGCGAGGTGACGGAAATCGGCGAGGGTGTCAGCGAGGTCAAGGTTGGCGACCGCGTCTGCTATCAGGGCGTAACCGGCGCTTATGCCGAGGAGCGGCTGGTGCCGGCGGCCAGGCTGGTGCCGATACCCGATGGCGTGGACGAGCGGACGGCGGCGGCGGTGCTGCTCAAGGGCCTGACGGCCTATTACCTGCTGTTCAAGACCTGGCCGGTGCGGCAGGGCGAGACGATCCTCTGGCACGCGGCGGCGGGCGGCACCGGGCTGATCGCCACGCAATGGGCGCGGGCGCTGGGCGCGACAATCATCGGCACGGCCGGGAGTCCCGAAAAGGTGGCGCTGGCGCTGGACCATGGCTGCCACCATGCCATCGACTACAAAAAAGAGGATTTTCCGGCGCGGGTGAAGGAGATCACCGGGGGCAGGGGCGTCGACGTGGTCTATGACGGCGTCGGCAAGGCGACCTTCGAGGGCTCGCTGGATTGCCTGCGCCCGCGCGGCCTGCTGGCCAGCTTCGGCAATGCATCGGGCCCGGTGAGCGTACCGGATCTCGGCATTCTGGCGCGGAAGGGATCGCTCTATGTGACCCGGCCCACCGGCGCGACCTATTTCACGCAGCGCGAGGACCTGCTGGAGGGCGCCAAGGCGCTGTTCGACGCCATATTGTCGGGGGCGATCAAGGTGGAGATCAGCCGCACTTTCGCGCTGGCGGACGCCGCCGAGGCGCATCGGGCGCTGGAGGGGCGGGAGACGACCGGATCGGTGCTGCTGCTGCCCTAGCGGCTGTCGCGCGCATGGATTTGGGGCGGCGTTCCCATCGACGCCGCCAGCTGCGCAATGACTGGACAGCCCGCGCCGCCGCCGCTAAAGGCACAGGGCACGGGTAGGTGGCAGAGCGGTTGA
This genomic stretch from Devosia sp. YIM 151766 harbors:
- a CDS encoding invasion associated locus B family protein encodes the protein MIFSKHLVAGVAAAAFMLAPLSTFAQDATAETPDETPAESSAVDEVSAAVDGLASQNWLKVCDPLPDGQKACLMRQVVLANGQFLGSFLLRDDPGQESRLLAVAAVPLGVLLPFGLTWQIDNAKPVRVPYMLCDTQSCSTQLVINEQYVTSLKRGNTLKLTAKNRQNQDLTIDINLAGFTATYDGDAALTFEQLQQQESGQNALEQVLQDRAEQLRQQLSDDGAAAPAEGDAPAEAPAE
- a CDS encoding FAD-dependent monooxygenase, which gives rise to MKQDADIIVVGGGLAGLAATTSLARSGRDIIHLAPAAPPDRRTSALMMPSVDFLRQSGLIDDPADLGHALTAIRIIDATPRLIRAPETLFDATEIGLAAFGWNFANAALLAHFQAVAPAERIETRNTAVTDYRRQGDLGVVTLADGAVLRAPLIVGADGKKSLIRTRARVGTREHRFAESALVCDLELARPIGGASIEFHYPHGPFTLVPAGGKRANLVWIDEEQVLRAAQAGGPENLRDAILHKSQRLFGKIELASPSFIFPLSTLAVDSAGRDGVTLVGEAAHAFPPIGAQGLNLGLRDVADLVAAVAAADRGRADWGIAASADYARRRAGDLARTGTVVDTLFRSLLADMLPSQTLRAGGLWALKLLPPLRRKAFAIGMGER
- a CDS encoding TerC family protein, with the translated sequence MLEMLADPNVWAAFVTLTIMEIVLGIDNIVFLSVLVSRLPRQQAEFARKLGIGLALVFRIILLFLISLIVQLQDPVFEAFGLGFSWKDIILILGGAFLIYKATHEMHTAIEEPREPGLGDAAKVTLQAILVQIVVIDMVFSIDSIITAVGMVPADQVGVMIAAVLVAVGVMFVASGPIARFVAEHPTTKMLALAFLLLIGVTLVADGLGFHIPKGYIYSAMAFSVLVEAINIVAKRRRLAPGGTAEFTPFTGDTGAVSSQAALAAVGSGAAARARQAPANPAPKRPKSGPAARAQSRPKSAPRKPKGTK
- a CDS encoding quinone oxidoreductase, with amino-acid sequence MSRVVAVHSTGGPEVLSVEDWPVTAPGPGQVRVRQTAIGLNFIDTYQRSGLYPLPLPFVAGNEAAGEVTEIGEGVSEVKVGDRVCYQGVTGAYAEERLVPAARLVPIPDGVDERTAAAVLLKGLTAYYLLFKTWPVRQGETILWHAAAGGTGLIATQWARALGATIIGTAGSPEKVALALDHGCHHAIDYKKEDFPARVKEITGGRGVDVVYDGVGKATFEGSLDCLRPRGLLASFGNASGPVSVPDLGILARKGSLYVTRPTGATYFTQREDLLEGAKALFDAILSGAIKVEISRTFALADAAEAHRALEGRETTGSVLLLP